The genomic stretch AACTATGGGCATCGGTGGCAAACGCACGGCCGGAAGTGTCAAGGAACACAGCAGGTTGATTGCTCTTGCCGCGTGCCGAGGCTTTATAAGCGTCACCAGAGCGGTAATTTAACCCTTGGGCATCAATGTCATGACCTTTGGCAACCCGCGCCCAGCCTTTTTCTGATAGCACCACGGTCACGGCTTCAGAGGGGATCAAGTCTTTTTCGTTGAGGGCTTTGGCTTCGTTGCGTTCAACCACCGGCGAGCGTCTATCATCGCCATACAGCTCAGCCGCTTCCTTGATTTCTTTTTTCATCAAGGTCGACATACGACGCTCAGAGCCTAAGGTTTTTTCCAAGCCTTCACGTTCTTTTTCCAGCTCTTCTTGCTCACCGCGAATTTTCATTTCTTCGAGTTTCGCAAGGTGACGCAGTTTTAACTCCAAGATTGCTTCGGCTTGTTTATCGGTCAAACCAAAGCGTGCAATGAGCTCTTCTTTAGGCTTGTCTTCATTGCGAATGATTTCAATGACTTCGTCGATATTCAAAAACGCAATCATTAAGCCTTCGAGGATGTGTAACCGCGCCAATACCTTGTCGAGACGGTATTGCAAACGGCGGCGTACCGTTTCACGGCGGAACAGCAACCACTCAGACAAGATTTGGCGTAAGTCTTTTACCTGCGGGCGACCATCGAGACCAATCATGTTCAAGTTAACACGATAGTTTTTCTCCAGATCGGTGGTGGCAAATAAGTGCGCCATCAAAGACTCGACATTAACCCGATTAGAGCGTGGCACAATGACGATACGAGTGGGGTTCTCGTGATCGGACTCATCGCGTAAGTCTGCCACCATCGGCAGCTTTTTCGCGGTCATTTGTGCGGCAATTTGTTCTAATACTTTGGCACCAGAGCAATGATGAGGCAAGGCCGTGATCACCACTTCGCCCTGTTCTTCACTGTACACCGCACGCATCTTAATGGAGCCGCGACCAGTGGTATACAGCTTTTTAATGTCACTGCGCGGAGTGATGATTTCGGCATCCGTGGGGTAATCCGGCGCGTGCACTATATCTAGCAGCTCTTCTAACTCTGTTTTTGGTTTGTCGAGTAGCAAGCAGCATGCCTCGGCCAGTTCACGGACATTGTGTGGCGGGATGTCGGTCGCCATCCCCACCGCAATCCCGGTTACGCCGTTAAGCAGAATATGCGGTAACCGTGATGGTAACACCTTGGGCTCATTCATGGTGCCATCGAAGTTCGCGGTCCAATCCACCGTGCCTTGGCCTAACTCTTTCAACAGCACCTCGGAGAACTTCGACAGTTTGGCCTCGGTATAACGCATGGCTGCAAACGATTTCGGGTCGTCTGCCGCACCCCAGTTACCCTGACCATCAATCAGCGGGTAGCGATAAGAAAACGGCTGTGCCATTAATACCATGGCTTCATAACAGGCACTATCACCGTGTGGGTGATACTTACCAAGTACGTCACCTACAGTACGGGCAGACTTTTTATATTTAGCTTGTGCCGACAACCCCAGTTCGCTCATCGCATAAATAATACGACGTTGCACTGGCTTCAAGCCATCACCAATATGCGGTAAGGCTCGGTCCATGATCACGTACATGGAGTAGTTAAGGTAGGCGTCTTCGGTAAAACGCCCCATTGCTAGTTGTTCAATGCCCTGTAACGACAGGGCTTGAGGATCAGTCATGTTACACCTTACTTGTTGTTGTAGCTGATGCGAACCATCGCATTGGCGTAATCATCAAAACCATAGCAGCGTAACCCACTGGCATGATTTTGTTTGTTATTAAACTTCGGCTTTATCACCATGTTGCTCAAGCCAAGACTTGCGGTCGCCGGATCGCTTTTTCGCCAGCAACATGTCCATCATTTCCAGCGTTTGCTCTTGCTCATCAAGGGTTAGCTGCACCAAGCGTCGAGTGTTGGGATCCATGGTGGTTTCACGCAGCTGCATAGGGTTCATTTCCCCCAGCCCTTTAAAGCGCTGAACATTGACCTTACCGCGTTTTTTCTCGGCTTCAATGCGGTCTAAAATGCCTTTTTTCTCGTCTTCGTCTAAGGCGTAAAACACTTCTTTACCGACATCAATTCGAAATAAAGGCGGCATGGCGACAAACACATGGCCTTGTTTTACCAAGGTTGGGAAATGCTTAACAAATAGCGCGCACAGCAGTGTTGCAATGTGCAGACCATCGGAGTCGGCATCGGCAAGAATGCAAATTTTACCATAGCGCAATCCCGACAAGTCTTCTGAGTCAGGATCGATGCCCAAAGCAACAGAAATATCATGCACCTCTTGCGAGGCGAGAATCTGCCCAGACTCCACTTCCCACGTATTGAGTATTTTACCCCGTAGCGGCATGATTGCTTGGAATTCACGGTCACGCGCTTGCTTAGCAGAGCCACCCGCTGAGTCCCCTTCCACTAGGAAAAGTTCTGAGCGCTCGGTTTCAGTGCCAGAGCAATCGGTTAGTTTACCCGGTAGCGCTGGGCCAGAAGTGACTTTTTTACGCACCACTTTTTTCGCCGCGCGCATGCGCTTTTGGGCGTTACTAATGCACAGCTCAGCCAGTAACTCAGCGGTTTCGGTGTGTTCGTTTAACCACAAGCTAAAGGCATCTTTAACAATGCCTGAAACAAAGGTGGCACAGGAGCGTGAAGACAGTTTTTCTTTGGTTTGCCCAGCAAACTGCGGGTCTTCCATTTTTACTGATAACACGTAACTGCAGCGGTCCCAGACATCATCTGGAGTCAACTTAACGCCTCGCGGCACTAGGTTTCGAAATTCACAAAACTCGCGCATGGCTTCCAGTAAGCCTTGGCGAAGGCCGTTTACATGGGTACCACCTTGCGCGGTGGGGATGAGGTTAACATAGCTTTCGGCTATCGAGTCGCCGCCTTCAGGCAACCAATGCAACGCCCAATCTACGCCCTCAGTAGAACCACTGAAACTGCCTGTGAAAGGAGGCTTAGGTAGCACCTCAAAGCCTTCGGCGCTGTCTTTTAGGTAATCCTCGAGACCGGCTTCATAATGCCATTCTTGAGTCTCTTTGGTTTGCTTATTAATAAAACGGATTTTCAAACCTGGGCACAATACCGCCTTGGCCTTTAAGATGTGATGCATCTTGCTGAGGGAGAAGTTGGCCGAGTCAAAATAGCTAGGATCTGGCCAAAAATGCACCGAGGTACCGGTATTGCGTTTGCCAACCGTGCCGGTTACGGTTAAGTCTTCTACTTTATCACCGTGGGCGAACGCCATTTGGTAGACTTGGGCATCACGCTTAACCGTGATCTGTACCCGCGTCGACAGCGCATTCACCACCGAGATCCCTACCCCGTGTAAGCCACCTGAGAACTGATAGTTTTTATTCGAAAACTTACCACCAGCATGGAGCTTAGTTAGAATAAGCTCAACCCCAGGGATCCCTTCTTCAGGGTGAATGTCCACCGGCATACCACGACCATCATCGACGACTTCTAACGAGTTATCTTCATGCAGGATCACATCAATTTTAGTGGCGTGCCCAGCTAACGCTTCATCGACACTGTTATCAATAACTTCTTGGCCTAAGTGGTTTGGCCTTGTGGTATCGGTGTACATGCCCGGACGGCGTTTTACCGGCTCTAAACCATTTAGAACTTCAATGGCTTCGGAATTATAATTTTGCTCACTCATAGGCTAGTTCTAGTTGTATTTTTATCCGCAAATAAGTCTCAACCACGATGTCTCGCAGTTGCAAATAAGGTGTGACGACAGTAATTGCGTCACGGTGATGCTCTTTACTTAACTAAGTGATTGCTAAAAATTCAGCGATGGTATCAAAATAGCGCGAAAATCCGACAAAGCTATGATCTCCACCAAACTCAACAAACTGCTGACAGTGTTGGTAATAGCGTACGGCATCGATAAAAGGCAGTACTTCATCACCAGTTTGTTGCAATAATAACAGCTTTTCAGGGCTTGTAAGGGTATTTATGTAGAGCGCTCGTAGCGCCTCCACATGCTTATGTTGCAACGTATAATGACACTCTTGGTATGGATTATACTG from Pseudoalteromonas sp. UG3-2 encodes the following:
- the parC gene encoding DNA topoisomerase IV subunit A; its protein translation is MTDPQALSLQGIEQLAMGRFTEDAYLNYSMYVIMDRALPHIGDGLKPVQRRIIYAMSELGLSAQAKYKKSARTVGDVLGKYHPHGDSACYEAMVLMAQPFSYRYPLIDGQGNWGAADDPKSFAAMRYTEAKLSKFSEVLLKELGQGTVDWTANFDGTMNEPKVLPSRLPHILLNGVTGIAVGMATDIPPHNVRELAEACCLLLDKPKTELEELLDIVHAPDYPTDAEIITPRSDIKKLYTTGRGSIKMRAVYSEEQGEVVITALPHHCSGAKVLEQIAAQMTAKKLPMVADLRDESDHENPTRIVIVPRSNRVNVESLMAHLFATTDLEKNYRVNLNMIGLDGRPQVKDLRQILSEWLLFRRETVRRRLQYRLDKVLARLHILEGLMIAFLNIDEVIEIIRNEDKPKEELIARFGLTDKQAEAILELKLRHLAKLEEMKIRGEQEELEKEREGLEKTLGSERRMSTLMKKEIKEAAELYGDDRRSPVVERNEAKALNEKDLIPSEAVTVVLSEKGWARVAKGHDIDAQGLNYRSGDAYKASARGKSNQPAVFLDTSGRAFATDAHSLPSARSQGEPMTGRFNPAPGCNFEHVVMAEEQAHYLMATDGGYGFIAEFNDMVSKNKNGKAFVSVPKGAQLLAPIPVFDVASDMCMAISSEGRMLLFPLRDLPKLGKGKGNKIISIPSAKVQSREEFVKVLAVVPAGSSVTLHAGKRKLTLKPSDLEHYYGERGRRGNKLPRGLQRVDRYELEQTAQEVESDSPDGEPS
- the parE gene encoding DNA topoisomerase IV subunit B translates to MSEQNYNSEAIEVLNGLEPVKRRPGMYTDTTRPNHLGQEVIDNSVDEALAGHATKIDVILHEDNSLEVVDDGRGMPVDIHPEEGIPGVELILTKLHAGGKFSNKNYQFSGGLHGVGISVVNALSTRVQITVKRDAQVYQMAFAHGDKVEDLTVTGTVGKRNTGTSVHFWPDPSYFDSANFSLSKMHHILKAKAVLCPGLKIRFINKQTKETQEWHYEAGLEDYLKDSAEGFEVLPKPPFTGSFSGSTEGVDWALHWLPEGGDSIAESYVNLIPTAQGGTHVNGLRQGLLEAMREFCEFRNLVPRGVKLTPDDVWDRCSYVLSVKMEDPQFAGQTKEKLSSRSCATFVSGIVKDAFSLWLNEHTETAELLAELCISNAQKRMRAAKKVVRKKVTSGPALPGKLTDCSGTETERSELFLVEGDSAGGSAKQARDREFQAIMPLRGKILNTWEVESGQILASQEVHDISVALGIDPDSEDLSGLRYGKICILADADSDGLHIATLLCALFVKHFPTLVKQGHVFVAMPPLFRIDVGKEVFYALDEDEKKGILDRIEAEKKRGKVNVQRFKGLGEMNPMQLRETTMDPNTRRLVQLTLDEQEQTLEMMDMLLAKKRSGDRKSWLEQHGDKAEV